The Misgurnus anguillicaudatus chromosome 12, ASM2758022v2, whole genome shotgun sequence region CATGCAGGCAGTGCTCAGTTTGTAAGTACAGAGATTTTTTTTcatcatgttgtttttcttCCAGATACATCTCCCTCACATAAATCTACTTCCTGCCTGACAGATATGCCACAGGTCGAACCACAGGTGTGGTCCTGGACGCCGGTGATGGAGTGACGCACGCCGTCCCCATTTACGAAGGATTCGCAATCCCGCATTCCATAATGCGCGTGGACATTGCCGGGCGTGACGTATCTCGTTACCTCCGCCTGCTCCTGCGCAAGGAAGGCTACGATTTTCACACCTCGGCAGAGTTTGAGGTCGTGCGCACCATCAAGGAGGTATGAAGCTTTACAAATTTaatcaaaaaaaataatttttgagaACGGTAACtgtataaaactttttttaataaaaaaatttatttttcagaGAGCATGCTACCTTTCCCTCAATCCTCAAAAAGATGAAACTCTAGAAACTGAGAAAGCACAATACGCACTCCCAGATGGAAGCACTCTAGATGTAAGTGGGAATACCTTTCCAGCTTGCTAAGTAATCAATTCATGTGTTATTTTACCAACTGGTTGTACTCACAGCTATTGATCTCCCACAGATCGGTCCGGCGCGGTTCAGAGCTCCAGAGCTCCTCTTCAGGCCTGATCTGATTGGAGATGAGAGTGAGGGCATTCACGAGGTGCTGGCTTTTGCCATTCAAAAGTCAGATATGGACCTGCGACGCACCCTCTTCTCTAACATAGTGCTGTCTGGAGGCTCAACACTACTGAAAGGTAAGCCGTCATTTCTCATCTCTCGGTTCTCCAGCAAATGATAACCGAAACTCAACCCTAGCTATTTACTTCCGTCTTGCAGGTTTTGGAGATAGGTTGTTAAGTGAAGTGAAGAAACTTGCACCCAAAGATGTTAAAATTAAGGTGAAGCCATGACTGAGATATgatcatttattattttatggtaATTTGAACTGTTTTGCTAATAAATGCTCCTCCTTGTTTTATAGATATCAGCACCACAGGAGAGACTTTACTCCACCTGGATAGGGTAAGAATGTAGTATATACTCTACCGATCAAACATGCCTGACTTGACATTCGTTTtgtagacagatatataaattGGGGCTTGCAATTGGCTAGCAAGGTACACGTGGTTCAAAAAATACAGGTGCTAAGATTGTCATCCGCATTCACCTTTCCCATTATGCCTCATTTAGGGGATCTATCCTGGCTTCACTCGACACCTTTAAGAAAATGTGGGTCTCCAAGAAGGAATACGAGGAGGATCGTGCTCGTGCCATCCATAggaagacattttaaatggGGGGGATAGAGTACCATCCTCACTCATCTCAGCGGTTTTTCATCCCACTCCTTTCCTCGCTTGGCCTCCCTTTGTTCTTTCTTCCCTCCCTCCTACACCTGTCCCAAACATGTCCAGCTTCTCATTCGGACACCCGCCGGGACTAGGACGGGGTTCGGCCGGGACTTCCTCGCACACATTTACGGCCATCAAACACGACGAAAGCTTTGCAGGGCATCAGTCAATGCTGTTAACTATTGTTTCATTTGAAGCCGATGCTTAAAGTCAGCGcttaaatatttattacacTATTTACACCACCCTGTATAATATTGTCATATCTATTCTAATGAAAAACATGAAGGTGAATGTTTTACTCTGTTGTAAGAATTTCATTCCAAAACTGAAGAGATCGGTAACTTTCTTAAATGTAGATGACAACATGTGGGAGTCTTTAGTCAAAGTTGAAAtagtatttttattgtttttgggGCGATAATGGCGAACATATACAATAGAAAAAGGCATCACTACAACAATTCACTGTAATGGACACTATACCGTGTTTATTATTTGTGTCCTTTCCCTTAACCGTCTCAATGCTGAAACCACTCTAGCTCAAGGGAAATACATATTGTGTACCGAATTCTGAATTACACAGGACGTAGCTAGAATTATTGCTGCTTGAGATGTTGACAAGTGTTATTCTTAGTATACAGCACATTTTATTGTGGAAGCGGTTTATGTTAAAGGGTTGTACTGTTTActctttttgttaaaaaaatgttgctCTATGAGAATTATATTTCTCGGCTTTAAGTTATCGAATTTAACTTTTTCCATTCATTAATGTCACGTTACCACACAAAAATTCATGCAAACATCCGCTCAACGTTTGAATCAATTACGCATTTCTAACTCTTTAAGCAGAGCAACTGActgaagctttaaaaaaaagaagtcatccCGCTAGTGTTTTTGAATTTTTAAGGCTTCTCATCATTGTGACCCCATTTCACTGTAAAATATGACACAATTTCTCAAAATCTGCATTAATGCATGAACAGAATGACTGAGATTGTGTGTTATTTCAGTGTAAATTAAGGCAGAGGGTGGCCAAATGGATTTAGACGCTGACATTCTTCTGGCAGATTTCTGTCAAAGGAGATTTGCTGTCTTAATGGGATGTGGTAGCAGGGTTGCATTCAAGTCCAATTTGTCTAACCTAAGATTCGCCTTACTTGCAGT contains the following coding sequences:
- the actr1b gene encoding actin related protein 1B, with protein sequence MESYDIIANQPVVIDNGSGVIKAGFAGDQIPKYCFPNYVGRPKHVRVMAGALEGDMFIGPKAEEHRGLLSVRYPMEHGIVKDWNDMERIWQYVYSKEQLQTFSEEHPVLLTEAPLNPSKNRERAAEVFFETFNVPALFISMQAVLSLYATGRTTGVVLDAGDGVTHAVPIYEGFAIPHSIMRVDIAGRDVSRYLRLLLRKEGYDFHTSAEFEVVRTIKERACYLSLNPQKDETLETEKAQYALPDGSTLDIGPARFRAPELLFRPDLIGDESEGIHEVLAFAIQKSDMDLRRTLFSNIVLSGGSTLLKGFGDRLLSEVKKLAPKDVKIKISAPQERLYSTWIGGSILASLDTFKKMWVSKKEYEEDRARAIHRKTF